One Algoriphagus sp. Y33 genomic window, TAAAAGAATTAGAGACAGCAAATGTCTTGATTCGTGTGGACATACTTGGATATAATCATCCAGCAGAATATCTTAGTTTAGTGAATTCGGCAGAAATTCTTAATTTCCCTTTCTAAACACTTCACCTAATGAACGAAAAGATCCACCACGGCAGAAATATCAAGCGCTTCAGGGAAATGATGGGCATCAAGCAGGAGGCCTTGGCCTTTGAGCTGGGGGAGGACTGGTCCCAGAAGAAAATCAGCCAACTCGAGCAAAAGGAGGAAGTGGAGGATGAGTTACTTCGCCAGGTGGCTGAGATCTTGAAGGTTCCTGCTGAGGCTGTGAAAAACTTTTCTGAAGATGAAGCAATGCATATTTTCAATAATTCTTTTGAAAGTCA contains:
- a CDS encoding helix-turn-helix transcriptional regulator encodes the protein MNEKIHHGRNIKRFREMMGIKQEALAFELGEDWSQKKISQLEQKEEVEDELLRQVAEILKVPAEAVKNFSEDEAMHIFNNSFESHDSSTLNAVNNYCSFNPLDKLMEAMEENKKLYERLLESEREKVEILKGIVGK